A region of Labeo rohita strain BAU-BD-2019 chromosome 2, IGBB_LRoh.1.0, whole genome shotgun sequence DNA encodes the following proteins:
- the agfg1b gene encoding arf-GAP domain and FG repeat-containing protein 1b encodes MAASAKRKQEEKHLKMLREMTSLLPNRKCFDCDQRGPTYANMTVGSFVCTTCSGILRGLNPPHRVKSISMTTFTQQEIEFLQKHSNEVCKHIWLGLYDDKSSVVPDFREPQKVKEFLQEKYEKKRWYVPPEQAKVIASVQASISGSSASSTSSTPEVLPQPLKTLHLTKTPSNQSPVTSRVQVQSAGQEKKFDLLSDLGGDIFAAPQGQTASASNFANFAHFNRPSAQNNSTTDFANFDSFGNSSVPSHFGTSPPSKPSLQQPHTGGGMSIPPLPSMAPAPPQSSLSAGDRYAALAELDSALSSTVTSGSVQGVFGGVPGAAAPPAQPGLPNMQQGFAAAPSTNPFVAAGMVQEPMSTNPFQTNGRAAASASFGTGSMSMPAGFGNTTSYCLPTSFSGTFQQQFPGQGPFPPPAAYHQQPNGGFPAYGQAKPMGNYGQAVTGPGISSNPFMGGGPAGPYPTGGSSTNPFL; translated from the exons ATGGCGGCGAGTGCCAAACGAAAACAGGAGGAGAAACACTTGAAGATGCTTCGGGAGATGACCAGCCTGCTTCCCAATAGGAAATGCTTTGATTGCGATCAGCGCGGCCCGACCTACGCCAACATGACAGTGGGCTCGTTTGTGTGCACCACCTGTTCCGGAATACT ACGAGGCCTCAACCCTCCACACAGAGTGAAGTCCATCTCTATGACAACTTTCACCCAACAAGAAATTGagttcttacaaaaacacagtaatgAG GTCTGCAAACACATCTGGCTGGGGTTGTATGATGACAAGAGCTCCGTGGTCCCAGATTTCCGTGAACCTCAGAAAGTCAAAGAGTTTCTTCAAGAGAAATATGAGAAGAAAAGATG GTATGTTCCCCCAGAACAAGCCAAGGTGATCGCCTCTGTGCAGGCTTCAATATCTGGTTCATCTGCTAGCAGTACCAGCAGCACCCCAGAGGTTCTTCCCCAGCCCCTCAAAACTTTGCATCTTACCAAGACTCCATCCAACCAA tcCCCAGTGACCAGTCGTGTTCAAGTCCAGTCTGCAGGTCAGGAGAAGAAGTTTGACCTCCTCTCTGACTTGGGAGGAGATATTTTTGCTGCCCCTCAAGGTCAAACTGCCAGCGCCTCAAACTTTGCtaattttgcacattttaacaGGCCCTCAG CACAAAATAATTCCACCACAGACTTTGCCAACTTTGATTCCTTTGGAAACTCCAGTGTACCGTCACATTTTGGCACATCACCCCCCTCAAAGCCGTCCCTTCAGCAACCCCACACAG GTGGAGGCATGTCCATTCCTCCACTACCCAGTATGGCTCCTGCCCCGCCTCAGAGCAGTTTATCAGCAGGGGACCGTTACGCTGCCCTGGCTGAGCTTGACAGTGCCCTCAGTTCAACCGTTACAAGTGGAAGCGTACAAGG TGTGTTTGGAGGTGTCCCAGGAGCTGCTGCACCTCCAGCTCAGCCAGGACTACCCAACATGCAACAGGGTTTTGCAG CTGCCCCCTCCACAAACCCATTTGTGGCTGCCGGGATGGTTCAGGAGCCCATGTCTACAAATCCATTCCAAACCAATGGAAGAGCTGCAGCCTCAG CCTCATTTGGCACTGGCTCCATGAGCATGCCAGCTGGCTTTGGGAACACAACCAGTTACTGCCTGCCAACCAGTTTTAGTGGGACCTTCCAGCAGCAATTCCCTGGCCAAGGTCCCTTTCCCCCACCTGCAGCCTACCACCAACAGCCCAATG GGGGCTTTCCAGCCTACGGACAGGCCAAACCTATGGGCAACTATGGGCAGGCGGTCACAGGACCTGGCATTTCCAGCAACCCATTCATG